The genomic window ACATCCACCTTGGCAAGGTGGCGCTCTACCACTGAGCTACGCCCGCGTCGCGAAACGCGTGCGCGCTTTCTACATGCAGACGCCCCATGGACAAGGGAAATCTTCCATGAATTCGGATAATCTCCCACAACCATCTGAAAACGCGATGTTCCGCTCAGAAATTCCGATGCAGGAAATCGGGAAGGCCCGACGTTGAATCCGCCCATTGAAGCAGGAATCTCCCAGCCACACGGCCGTTTTGATCGCGCGCAGCGTCCTCTTGTCGGAGCGGATGCCCAGCCGCCTGCCCCTTTTGGCTTCCGGGGAAGCGGATGCGGTGCGTGGATTCCTCGGCAAGCGCGCGGACCGGGGCTGGTTTTCCATCGCGGCGCGGCATCGCCTCACCCGCGGGTGTCTCATGGCGGCGGAGCGCGTGCTGCTGGGCGGGATCTTCGCCCACTATCTCGCGAGGAAGCGCTGGATCGAGCGCGCGGCGAGGCAGGCGATCGCTGAGAGTGGTGTGAAGCAGCTCGTGGTGATCGGCGCGGGCTACGACGCCCTCGGGTGGCGGCTGTGCCGGGAGGATGGAGGGATGCGGTGCTTCGAGCTGGATCGCTGTGCCACCCAGCGGCTGAAGCGCTCGGCTCCGGGTGCCGCGGCGGAATTTCACCTGCTGCCCTCGGATCTCACAGACGAGCTGCCCGAAACGACCCTCGCCCGATGCCCGCATCACGAACCGGAAAAGCCCGCAGTCGTCATCGTCGAGGGCGTCACCATGTATCTGGAGCCGCAGCGCGTCGCGGAATTGTTCGCGTCCTGCGCGAGGATCGCAGGTCCGCGTGGCCGGGTGATCTTCAGCTTCATGGAAAAGGCCGCCGATGGCTCGCTGGGATTCCGCGGCCAGAGTGCATGGATCGGCCGTTGGCTGAGGATGCGGAGGGAGCCCTTTCGCTGGGGTGCCACACGGGCGGAGCTGGATGACCTGCTCAGATCGCTCGGCATCCGCATCCGCACCATCGCCGACCACGAGACGCTCCGTGCCGAGATCCTCAAGCCACTCGGCGCGGGAAAGCTCACGCTGGCCCGTGGTGAGTGCCTTTGCCTCTGCAGTCCCCTCTCCCCATGACCGATCCCCTCCTCTGCAACGATGTCCACTCGCAGCTCAATCCGGTGCGGGTGGCGCAGATCCATCGGCCTCGCTCTACATCGGAAGTCGCGGCATTGATCCGCGAGGCGGCACGCGATGGCAGGCCGGTCTCCATCTGCGGCGCGCGTCATGCGATGGGCGGCCAGCAATTCGGCGACGGGACCATGCTGTTAGATTGCAGCGACATGAAGGAAATCGGCGGGCTTGATCGCGAGCGCGGCATCGTCGAGGCAGGCGCGGGCCTCACGTGGCCGGAGCTGATCGCCGCGCTTCATGATGAACAGACGGGAGAGTCACCGGTCTGGACGATCCGCCAGAAGCAAACGGGAGCGGATGACCTCACGCTTGGCGGGGCTTTGGCATCGAATATCCACGGGCGTGGATTGCGAATGAAACCCTTCATCGACGACGTGGAGGCCTTCACCCTGGTGGATGCCTCGGGCGAAGTGCGACGATGCAGCCGGACAGAGCATGCGGATCTCTTTCGTCTGGTGATCGGCGGATACGGGTGCTTCGGCGTGGTGACTTCCGTGGCGCTGCGCCTCGCCCCGCGGATCAAGGTCGCGCGACGCGTGGAGGTGACCACGCTCGATCAACTCCACGGAAAAATGGAGGAGCGCATGGAAGCCGGCGCGCTCTATGGAGACTTCCAATTCGCCATCGATGAATGTTCCCAGGACTTCCTCAATCGCGGCGTGCTCTCGACCTACCAACCCGTCCCGCAGGACCGGAAGATGGAGGAAGTCCGCACCTTGGGAGCGGACGAATGGCGGGAGCTGATCCGCCTGGCTCATACGGATCGCACGCGCGCCTTCGAGACCTACGCGAAGCACTACCTCGGCACGGATGGCTCGCTCTATTGGTCGGACACGCACCAGCTCGCGGTCTACCTGTGCGACTATCATCACGACCTGGACTGCTGCCTCGGCAGCGGTGCGGGCACGGAAATGATCACCGAGCTGTATGTGCCGCCGCAGGCTCTAACAGATTTCATGAAAGCCGCTGCCGGGGATCTGCGCCCACGCGGCGTGCCGGTGATCTATGGCACCATCCGCTGGATCCGGCGCGACGAGGAATCCCATCTCCCCTGGGCGCGCGAGGACTTCGCCTGCGTGATCTTCAATCTCCACGTGGAGCATGACCGCCGCGAACCTGCCGTGGAGGCATTCCGCGCGCTCATCGATCTCGCGCTGTCATTCGGGGGCTGCTACTTCCTCACGTATCACCGCTGGGCGAGGCGGGATCAGGTGGAGAAGGCGTATCCGGGATTTGCGGAGTTCCTGGCGGAGAAGGAGCGGCGTGATCCGGAGGGCAGGTTTCAGAGCGAGTGGTGGCGGTGTTATCGGGAGATGTTTTCGGGGTGTGGGGATGAGTGATGCGGGGTTGAAGAGCGAAACAATGCTGTCAGGTGCTTCGGCGGGCCAGTGGCCCGCGCTCCCAGGGGCGCAGGCCTTCCATTGGCATTCTTCCTCTGCCGTTCACTTCGTCTTGTCGGGGCGCGCTGGGGGCTGCGGGACGGGGCGCGGGTCTTTTTCGATGAGGTCCTGCAGGTGCTTCACCGCGGCCTCGAGCTGGGCATCAGCTCCGCCGAAGGTGGCGTGCGGCAGGTTGTCCACGGTCTCGTCGGGCTCGATGCCTGTGCCCTCGATGAGCCATTCGCCCTCGGGGCTATACACGCCGATTTCCGCGGCGCTGCACATACCGTTGTCGATGAGCCAGCGCTGGGCATTCAGCCAGATCTGGCCACCCCAGGTACGGGTGCCGAAGACCTTCCCCAGCCCGAGCCGGCGCACGCCCTCGGAGAATGCCTCGCCATCGCTGGCGGTCCATTCATTGCACAGCACGGCGATGTGACCGCGGAAAGCGTACTGCATGTTGGAGTAGGGCATGCCCGCACGCGGCGACCAGTGGAACCACGCCTTGCGAAGCAGGCGGCCGAGGATCCACGAGTCGGTATTGCCACCGCGGTTGTGCCGCATGTCGATGATCAGGCCCTGCCGGTCAAAGACGGGGTAGAAATCGCGCGCCCACTCCAGGATGCTCTCCGGCCCCATGTTCCGCAGGTGCACGTAGCCGATCTTCCCCTGCCCCAGCCGCTCGGTCTCCAGGCGGCGCGTGTATTCCCACTCCGAGTAGCGCAAGTCCGCGGCAGCCTCGGGGGAAAGCGGCTTCACCAGCACGTTCCTCCGCAGCCCGCCGGGGGAAAGGACATCCAACAGCACCTGCTGCCCGGCCTTCTGCGCCAGCCACTGCTGCGGGTGCTCCGCGTCCTTCAGCTCGCGGCCATTGATGGCCATGATGGTGTCACCCTCCTTCACGCCCACGCCGGGCTTTGCCAGCGGACTCGTCATGCCCGGATACTCAGGATCGGACGTGAAGATGTGATCCACCCGCCAGCCGCCGCTCGCGAGATCGCGCGAAAGCCGCGCCCCGAGTGCCGACGGCTGGATCTTCTCCGGACCCTCGCGCAAGTCGCCGAAGCGCACGTAGATGTGCAGCGCGCTGAGCTCGCCGGACATCTCGTGAAGGATCTCCCCGAGGTCCGCACGGTCCGCCACGCGATCCACCAGCGGCTCGTATTTCTGCCGCACCGCCACCCAGTCGAGGCCGTGCATGTTCGGGTCGTAGAAGAAGTCCCGCAGCATGCGCCAGGACTCGCGGTAGATCTGCCGCCACTCTTCCTTCGGATCGATGCTGAAGCCCCAGCGGTCCAGCGCCACCGGCTTGTCCAGCTTCGCCGGGCACTCGCCCGCGGACGGCACCACGTGGAAGGCATCACCCTTCCGCAGCGCCAGCCACTTGCCATCGAAGGAAAGGTCCCAGCCCCGCGTGTCCTCGGCGAAGACCTTCGGCTTCGCATCGTCATGCGAGATGTCCAGCCGCATCAGCCGCGGCTTCGTGTCATTCCCCGGCGCCTGTGTGTTGAAGAAGAGATGCTTCGGCGTCGCCACCAGTCCGGAGAGGTTTCCGGAGACGCCGGGCACCTCGTAGAGGCGCGTCGCGAGGCCATCGGGATCGATGCTCACGGCAGCCACCGTCGCAGGCTTGTCGCCGTTCTTCTCGTCCTTCTTTTCCTCCTTCGGCTCGGCGACCAGCTCGTCCGGCGGGGTGAAGGGAAAACGCGCGTCCTTCGTCAGCGCGAGCGCGTAGATGCGCGTGCTCTCGGTGAAAAAGGGCTCCGGCTGGCGAGGGCCCCACGGGCTCTTCACCAGCGACTTCAGCTCGCGATCGCTCAGGAAATACAGCCACTTGCCATCGGCGGACCATGCGGGCGAGGAGCTCATCACACGATCGCTGGTCGCCTCGATGATGCTGCCGTCGTTCGTATTGTAGAGGCGGATGCGCGGGAAGGTATTCAGCGCGGGCTCCACGAAGGCGAGCCACTGGCCATCCGGCGACCACGCCATGTCGGGAAAGCCGCGCATCGGCGACGTGCTCACCTTCACCGACTGCTTTGTCGCCAGGTCTCGCACCCACAGCTCCAGGTTCTTGTCCTGCCACGCGAGGCGCTTGCCATCCGGCGAGGGCACCGGCGCGTAGCGGAAGATGGTGCCATCGCCGGTGAGCATTTCCGGTGCACCGACGCCATTTGCCGGCAGCTTCACCATCTCGATTTCCCCGGTCTGGTCGGTCTGTGCGACGAGTGACTTCCCGTCCGGCAGGAAGCTCGCCTCGCGGAAGCGGACATCGGCAGGGCGCGGGATCTCCACTAGCCGTCCACCGGCCTTCACCGGAGCGACGAAGACGCTGCCGCGCGCGGTGAGAACGAGCTTTTCCCCATCCGGCGAGACGCTGAAGCGCGTGAGATACTCCATCGGCCGCTTCACCCAGCGGTCCCGCGTCTGGTCGAAGTCCGACGCGAGCGTCACGGGAATCTCCACATCGCTGCCATCGCCGATCGTGAAGAGACGCAGCGCTCCCGCGTGCTGATAGACGATGCGGCCCTCGTGCAAGTCCGCGTGGCGGATGTCGAAGTCCGCATGACTGGTCAGCGCCTTCGCATCCTTTCCATCCGGCGTCATCGACCACAGGTTCATCGTGCCGCTGCGGTCGCTGAGGAAGTAGAGGCGATCCTTGTCCCACATGGGGCGCTTCGAGGTGCCCTTGAAGTCACCCGTCAGCGGCACGGCCTCCGTGGACCCCAGGTCGAAGCGCCAAAGATTCTGCACCGTGCCGCCCACATAGCGCTTCGTGCTGCTGCCCTGGAATGGCAGGCGGGTGAAGACGAGGCGCATGCCGATTTCGTCGAAGTCGCCATCGCTCGCCTGCGAGAGCGGCAGCAGGCTTTCCACACCCGTCGCCGGATCGATCGCGACGAGCTGGTCATTCGGCAACGTGGAGTGGGCGCGGGTCGTGACGAGCACCTTGCCATCCGACGTCCAGCCCACCGGGCGGGAGCCCTCGCCGTGCCAGGTGAGGCGCTTTGGCAAGCCGCCATCGAGGGGCATCACGAAGGTCTCCATGGGGCCTTCGTATTCCGCGGTGAAGGCCAGCCACTTGCCATCGCGCGAGATGGTGGCGGATGACTCCAGCCCCGGATGAGTCGTGAGGCGCTGGGCCGAGCCGCCTTTCACGGAGACCTTCCACAAGTCGCTCTCGGCGGTGAAAACGACCGTTTCGCCATGTAGCGCGGGCATCCGGAAGAACCCGGGCGCGCCATGCGCGACGGCGATCAGCGTGAAAGCGACAAAAACACGGGGCATCAGCATGCGGGGGACATGCACGAATCGGGCCGGAGTGGCAACCCCGGGGACCGATTCCGGCATTCATCGCCCCTCCGCGCCATCACCCGTTCGGGAGACTCGGAAGCCGTGGAGATCCGGCGTATTCTCTCCCCTGCCCTGCTTTCCCTCATGAGATTCCTGCTACCCCTGCTGCTCGCATCCGCCGCCCATGCGGCCACCTGGTACGTCGCGCCCGATGGCAGCGACCACGCTCGCGGCGATCGCCCCCAGCCCTTCGCCACCGTCCAACGCGCACAGGCCGCCGCCTCGCCCGGCGACACCGTCATCCTGCGCGGCGGCACCTATGCCATGCAAGAATCCATGATCGCCCGCCGCGAGCGCATCTGGGCCTATGTGACGCTGCTGGACAAGAGCGGCAAGCCGGGCAAGCCCATCACCTATCGAGCGGAGACCGGCGAGCAGCCCGTCTTCGACCTCTCCGCGGTGAAGCCCGCGGGACTGCGCGTGCATGCATTCGAGGTGAAGGGGTCGCACCTCGTCCTGCAGGGCATCTCCGTGA from Luteolibacter flavescens includes these protein-coding regions:
- a CDS encoding class I SAM-dependent methyltransferase, producing MPSRLPLLASGEADAVRGFLGKRADRGWFSIAARHRLTRGCLMAAERVLLGGIFAHYLARKRWIERAARQAIAESGVKQLVVIGAGYDALGWRLCREDGGMRCFELDRCATQRLKRSAPGAAAEFHLLPSDLTDELPETTLARCPHHEPEKPAVVIVEGVTMYLEPQRVAELFASCARIAGPRGRVIFSFMEKAADGSLGFRGQSAWIGRWLRMRREPFRWGATRAELDDLLRSLGIRIRTIADHETLRAEILKPLGAGKLTLARGECLCLCSPLSP
- a CDS encoding FAD-binding oxidoreductase; the encoded protein is MTDPLLCNDVHSQLNPVRVAQIHRPRSTSEVAALIREAARDGRPVSICGARHAMGGQQFGDGTMLLDCSDMKEIGGLDRERGIVEAGAGLTWPELIAALHDEQTGESPVWTIRQKQTGADDLTLGGALASNIHGRGLRMKPFIDDVEAFTLVDASGEVRRCSRTEHADLFRLVIGGYGCFGVVTSVALRLAPRIKVARRVEVTTLDQLHGKMEERMEAGALYGDFQFAIDECSQDFLNRGVLSTYQPVPQDRKMEEVRTLGADEWRELIRLAHTDRTRAFETYAKHYLGTDGSLYWSDTHQLAVYLCDYHHDLDCCLGSGAGTEMITELYVPPQALTDFMKAAAGDLRPRGVPVIYGTIRWIRRDEESHLPWAREDFACVIFNLHVEHDRREPAVEAFRALIDLALSFGGCYFLTYHRWARRDQVEKAYPGFAEFLAEKERRDPEGRFQSEWWRCYREMFSGCGDE
- a CDS encoding S41 family peptidase — encoded protein: MPRVFVAFTLIAVAHGAPGFFRMPALHGETVVFTAESDLWKVSVKGGSAQRLTTHPGLESSATISRDGKWLAFTAEYEGPMETFVMPLDGGLPKRLTWHGEGSRPVGWTSDGKVLVTTRAHSTLPNDQLVAIDPATGVESLLPLSQASDGDFDEIGMRLVFTRLPFQGSSTKRYVGGTVQNLWRFDLGSTEAVPLTGDFKGTSKRPMWDKDRLYFLSDRSGTMNLWSMTPDGKDAKALTSHADFDIRHADLHEGRIVYQHAGALRLFTIGDGSDVEIPVTLASDFDQTRDRWVKRPMEYLTRFSVSPDGEKLVLTARGSVFVAPVKAGGRLVEIPRPADVRFREASFLPDGKSLVAQTDQTGEIEMVKLPANGVGAPEMLTGDGTIFRYAPVPSPDGKRLAWQDKNLELWVRDLATKQSVKVSTSPMRGFPDMAWSPDGQWLAFVEPALNTFPRIRLYNTNDGSIIEATSDRVMSSSPAWSADGKWLYFLSDRELKSLVKSPWGPRQPEPFFTESTRIYALALTKDARFPFTPPDELVAEPKEEKKDEKNGDKPATVAAVSIDPDGLATRLYEVPGVSGNLSGLVATPKHLFFNTQAPGNDTKPRLMRLDISHDDAKPKVFAEDTRGWDLSFDGKWLALRKGDAFHVVPSAGECPAKLDKPVALDRWGFSIDPKEEWRQIYRESWRMLRDFFYDPNMHGLDWVAVRQKYEPLVDRVADRADLGEILHEMSGELSALHIYVRFGDLREGPEKIQPSALGARLSRDLASGGWRVDHIFTSDPEYPGMTSPLAKPGVGVKEGDTIMAINGRELKDAEHPQQWLAQKAGQQVLLDVLSPGGLRRNVLVKPLSPEAAADLRYSEWEYTRRLETERLGQGKIGYVHLRNMGPESILEWARDFYPVFDRQGLIIDMRHNRGGNTDSWILGRLLRKAWFHWSPRAGMPYSNMQYAFRGHIAVLCNEWTASDGEAFSEGVRRLGLGKVFGTRTWGGQIWLNAQRWLIDNGMCSAAEIGVYSPEGEWLIEGTGIEPDETVDNLPHATFGGADAQLEAAVKHLQDLIEKDPRPVPQPPARPDKTK